A region from the Geobacter benzoatilyticus genome encodes:
- a CDS encoding TlpA disulfide reductase family protein, whose amino-acid sequence MKRTLLILLLFALMSLAGCTKEAKPPVEGGPAVDLTLNALNGEKVTLSELKGKVVILNFWATWCPPCRQEIPSMMRLNTAMAGKPFRMLCVSIDDGGKEAVEKFFSTTGFNLPAFLDTDKRAGALYGITGVPETFIIDANGVILKKIVGAIEWDNPQVIAFLNDAVAKAK is encoded by the coding sequence ATGAAGAGAACGCTTCTTATTCTGTTGCTTTTTGCCCTTATGTCCCTTGCCGGATGCACAAAGGAAGCAAAACCACCCGTCGAAGGCGGCCCGGCTGTTGATTTGACTTTGAATGCCCTGAACGGCGAGAAGGTTACGCTCTCCGAGCTCAAAGGCAAGGTGGTGATTTTGAACTTCTGGGCCACCTGGTGCCCACCGTGCCGCCAGGAGATTCCATCAATGATGCGCCTCAACACTGCCATGGCCGGAAAACCGTTCCGGATGCTTTGCGTTTCCATTGATGACGGCGGGAAAGAGGCTGTTGAAAAATTCTTCAGCACCACCGGTTTCAATCTTCCCGCGTTTTTGGATACCGACAAGCGTGCCGGTGCCCTTTACGGCATAACCGGAGTCCCCGAGACCTTCATCATCGACGCCAACGGTGTTATACTGAAAAAAATTGTCGGTGCGATAGAGTGGGACAACCCGCAGGTTATTGCATTTCTGAATGACGCAGTCGCAAAAGCAAAGTAG
- a CDS encoding sigma-54-dependent transcriptional regulator, translating to MSEEIKSVRVLIVDDDVSLRRVLEYNLQEEGYEVLTAGSGEEGLRCFEDFAPALVVTDLKMPGMGGFQLLKTVKERSPDTVVIVITAFGAVEAAVEAMKSGAYDFITKPFNRDALKLTVRKALHMQGLSRENRRLKEELSSREEYRSIIGISRPMEEVFRVIDRVADTDATVLITGESGTGKELVSRAIHAKSSRCAAPFVAINCAAIPRDLLESELFGHVKGAFTGAVRDKTGKFQQADGGTLFLDEVGEMPVDLQSKLLRALQEKEIEPVGGGNTVKLDVRVVAATNADLEEAISNGNFREDLFYRLSVIPIHLPALRERKDDIPLLIRHFAAKHDGASVSFSPEALAVMAAYDWPGNVRELENTVERMLIMRNGDTIIVDDIPEKIRRGRQPRREGQVVNLPDEGYSLEQLEREIVVEALERSGWNQSSAARFLRIPRHTLIYRMEKYGITPLERKK from the coding sequence ATGAGTGAAGAGATTAAATCAGTCCGGGTTCTGATCGTGGACGATGATGTGTCGTTGCGGCGGGTGCTGGAATACAACCTCCAGGAGGAGGGGTATGAGGTGCTTACCGCCGGCAGCGGCGAGGAGGGGTTGCGCTGCTTCGAGGATTTCGCGCCGGCGCTTGTGGTGACTGATCTGAAAATGCCCGGCATGGGAGGCTTCCAGCTCCTGAAGACGGTAAAAGAACGTTCGCCAGATACGGTCGTTATCGTCATTACCGCTTTCGGCGCCGTGGAGGCGGCGGTGGAGGCCATGAAATCCGGGGCCTACGATTTCATTACCAAGCCATTCAATCGCGACGCCTTAAAACTGACAGTCCGCAAAGCGCTTCACATGCAGGGGCTCTCCCGAGAAAACCGCCGCCTTAAGGAGGAGCTTTCCAGCCGGGAAGAGTATCGCAGCATCATCGGCATCTCCCGCCCCATGGAGGAAGTTTTCCGCGTAATTGACCGGGTGGCCGACACCGACGCCACCGTGCTCATTACCGGCGAGTCCGGAACTGGCAAGGAGCTGGTTTCCCGTGCCATTCACGCCAAAAGTTCGCGCTGCGCCGCTCCCTTTGTCGCCATCAACTGTGCCGCCATTCCGCGGGATCTGCTGGAGAGCGAGCTCTTCGGCCACGTCAAGGGGGCCTTCACCGGCGCGGTTCGGGACAAGACGGGCAAATTCCAGCAGGCCGACGGGGGGACTCTCTTCCTGGACGAAGTGGGGGAAATGCCCGTCGATCTCCAGTCAAAGCTTCTGCGAGCCCTGCAGGAAAAAGAGATTGAGCCTGTTGGGGGGGGCAATACGGTCAAGCTTGACGTGAGGGTGGTTGCCGCCACCAATGCAGATCTGGAGGAGGCGATCTCTAACGGTAATTTCAGGGAAGACCTCTTCTATCGTCTCTCGGTCATCCCGATACATCTGCCCGCACTCAGGGAGAGGAAGGACGATATCCCGTTACTGATCCGTCATTTTGCCGCCAAGCACGACGGCGCATCCGTGAGCTTTTCGCCGGAGGCCTTAGCGGTCATGGCCGCCTATGACTGGCCCGGCAATGTGCGGGAGCTGGAGAATACCGTTGAGCGGATGCTGATCATGCGAAATGGTGATACTATCATTGTCGATGACATTCCCGAGAAGATAAGGCGTGGCCGTCAACCCCGGCGCGAGGGGCAAGTTGTCAACTTGCCCGACGAAGGGTATTCGCTGGAACAGCTGGAAAGAGAGATAGTCGTGGAGGCCCTGGAGCGCAGCGGCTGGAATCAGAGCTCTGCGGCGCGGTTTCTGCGGATACCGCGCCACACCCTTATCTATCGCATGGAAAAATACGGAATTACGCCACTGGAGAGGAAAAAATGA
- a CDS encoding two-component system sensor histidine kinase NtrB, translating into MKLTGPLRILLIAAAIVGISLFHYLTPLHLPALHDIFQRLYYLPIILAALWFGLRGGLTTSIIVSIVYVPHILFQWGDRPSLELEKFLEIVLYNVVGGITGFLCQKEGERREELERAASRLEESYRALRSQADLIIGIEEQLRKAERLSALGELSAMLAHEIRNPLGSIRGTAEIILDDYPQGHPKHEFLEILLKETDRLNRVVEDFLRLSRPVDGEKKTCDLDAELHQLVKLLESDAAARGVRVVLDLEEMPVINGDPEKLRQAFLNLLLNGIQATGEGGTVSVQGVLLARQSDDASFVELSFADSGEGIPPGSLEKIFTPFFTTKEGGTGLGLAITQRIVEGHGGAVTVESEPGHGTTFRVKLPV; encoded by the coding sequence ATGAAGCTGACAGGCCCTCTTCGCATTCTTCTTATCGCCGCTGCAATTGTCGGGATCAGCCTCTTCCACTACCTGACGCCGCTGCACCTGCCCGCCCTCCACGACATCTTCCAGCGGCTCTACTATTTGCCGATTATCCTGGCCGCCCTGTGGTTCGGACTACGGGGGGGGCTCACCACATCGATCATTGTCAGTATCGTCTATGTTCCCCATATCCTCTTTCAGTGGGGGGATCGCCCGTCGCTGGAACTGGAGAAATTTCTGGAAATCGTCCTTTACAATGTGGTGGGCGGTATTACGGGGTTCCTCTGTCAGAAGGAGGGGGAACGCCGCGAAGAACTTGAGCGGGCGGCTTCACGGCTTGAGGAGTCCTACCGAGCCCTCCGCTCCCAGGCCGACCTTATCATCGGCATAGAAGAGCAGTTGAGAAAGGCCGAGCGCTTATCCGCCCTGGGCGAACTCTCGGCCATGCTGGCCCATGAGATCCGCAACCCCCTCGGCTCCATTCGCGGGACTGCGGAGATTATCCTGGACGATTATCCCCAGGGACATCCGAAACACGAATTCCTGGAAATACTTCTTAAGGAGACCGATCGCCTGAACCGCGTGGTTGAGGATTTTCTCCGCCTTTCCCGTCCGGTCGACGGAGAGAAAAAAACCTGCGACCTGGATGCGGAGCTGCATCAGTTGGTTAAGTTACTGGAGAGCGATGCCGCGGCCCGGGGGGTCAGGGTTGTGCTTGATTTGGAGGAGATGCCGGTTATTAACGGTGACCCGGAAAAGCTGCGGCAGGCCTTTTTGAATCTGCTCCTTAACGGCATCCAGGCAACAGGGGAGGGTGGAACGGTTTCAGTGCAGGGAGTGCTCCTTGCCAGGCAGAGCGACGATGCTTCTTTCGTGGAACTTTCGTTTGCCGATTCCGGCGAGGGAATTCCGCCGGGGAGCCTCGAAAAGATTTTTACGCCGTTTTTCACTACGAAAGAGGGGGGGACAGGTCTCGGGCTTGCCATTACCCAGCGGATCGTAGAGGGGCATGGCGGAGCAGTTACGGTGGAGAGTGAGCCTGGGCACGGGACCACTTTCCGGGTGAAGCTTCCTGTTTGA